In Scatophagus argus isolate fScaArg1 chromosome 14, fScaArg1.pri, whole genome shotgun sequence, the following proteins share a genomic window:
- the cxadr gene encoding coxsackievirus and adenovirus receptor homolog has protein sequence MELSIARFFCLLLSLFAGSASGLEITSTGPTSMEKASGQSVKLDCQFSLAPEDTGPLDIEWSLMSSDNQKEDKVVILYSGDRAYEDYYEPMKGRVHFNSVDPKNGDASINLTGLKSSDSGTYQCKVKKAPGIRSRKMLLIVMVKPSKPRCYTDGPTQEGKDIVLRCISSEGTNPLQYSWEKTSDSKLLPASAVMDPVEGTINVRNASASASGTYRCIASNRVGSEECILHLNVTPPRNTAGIVAAAIIVVLLILIIIAIILFCCCRARHRKKYEKEICNEIREDVPPPKSRVSTARSFTVGSQRSSLGSMSPSNLHEYSLKPQYDKIPSSEEYDRPPSHAPLPPPNAAKMAGPNLSRMGAIPVMIPAQNRDGSIV, from the exons GTTCGGCCTCTGGTCTAGAGATTACATCCACGGGGCCGACATCCATGGAGAAGGCCAGCGGTCAGAGTGTGAAGCTGGACTGCCAGTTCTCTCTGGCTCCTGAAGATACTGGACCGCTGGATATTGAATGGAGCTTGATGTCCTCTGACAACCAAAAAGAGGACAAAGTG GTGATCCTGTACTCAGGTGACAGGGCCTACGAGGACTACTATGAGCCCATGAAGGGTCGAGTTCACTTCAACTCGGTTGACCCAAAGAACGGCGACGCATCCATCAACCTGACGGGTCTTAAGTCGTCTGACTCAGGCACGTACCAGTGTAAGGTGAAGAAGGCTCCCGGGATCCGCAGCAGGAAGATGCTGCTGATCGTCATGG TGAAGCCATCCAAGCCCAGGTGCTACACCGACGGGCCCACACAAGAAGGCAAAGACATTGTGCTTAGGTGCATATCCAGCGAGGGCACCAACCCCCTGCAATACAGCTGGGAGAAGACCAGTGACAGCAAGCTGCTGCCCGCCTCTGCTGTGATGG ATCCTGTGGAAGGCACCATTAACGTGAGGAACGCATCTGCCAGTGCATCTGGCACCTACCGCTGCATTGCCAGCAACCGCGTTGGCAGTGAGGAATGTATACTGCATCTCAACGTGACACCTC CCCGCAACACCGCAGGCATCGTTGCAGCAGCCATAATTGTTGTGCTCCTGATCCTCATCATTATTGCCATCATTCTCTTCTGCTGTTGCCGTGCTCGTCACAGGAAGAAATACGAGAAGGAAATCTGCAATGAGATCAG AGAGGACGTGCCACCTCCTAAAAGTCGTGTTTCTACAGCACGCAGCTTCACTGTGGGCAGCCAGCGCTCCTCCCTGGGCTCCATGTCGCCTTCCAACCTGCATGAGTATTCCTTGAAACCCCAGTACGACAAGATTCCCTCATCAGAGGAGTATGATAGGCCTCCAAGCCATGCTCCTCTGCCTCCACCCAATGCTGCCAAGATGGCTGGCCCCAACCTCAGCCGCATGGGGGCCATCCCCGTCATGATCCCTGCCCAGAACAGGGACGGCTCAATTGTCTAA